The Candidatus Hydrogenisulfobacillus filiaventi sequence GAGATGGCCATCCCCCGCTGCCTCCCCATGGGCTGTCATCCCTCTCATTCTAGCGCGGCAGGACAGGCAGACGCGGGGCTGCAGGGCGGGTGGTTTTTTCTGCCATCCCGCTTGTGGAGGGCGGCAGGCCCGGGTATGCTAACAGTAATCCGGCATAAGGGAGGACGCCATGAACGGGGAGGATCCTTGGGCGGAACTGGGCCTGCGGCCCGGCGCGGACGCCGCCACCGTACGGGCGGCCTATCTGCGTGCTGTGAAGGCCCATCATCCCGACCGCTTCCGCACCGACCCCGCCCGGTTCCGGGCGGAAGAGGAGCGCATGAAGCGCATCAACGCCGCCTACCGCCGCATCCTCGAAGGGGCGGCCGCACCCTCCACCCGACCCGACCCGCCCCCGCCCCGCCCCGGACCGGTCTGTTCCCGCCACGGGGGACCGGCGGTGACCACCTGCCAGGTGTGCGGGACGCCCCTCTGCCCTGCCTGCGAAGGCTGGCGGGAACGGCGCTGCTACCGGCACCGGCGGGCGGCGGCCGCCACGCGCACCCCTGCCGGCGGGCCGGCCGCGGCCGCGGCCGTCTGGGTTCCGCTGCTGGCCGGGGTCGCCGTGAGCCGCATGCTGGGGTTCCCCCTGGTGGCAATCCTGCTCGCAGTCGGGCTCTACCTCACGGTGCTGGGGGCCCGGCGCCTATGGCGCTGGCGCTGGCTGGGCATCGCCCTCATGGTGTTCTTCCCCTACAGCATGCCCCTAGCCGGCGTCTACACCCTGTTTACGGCCCTGGGCCCCGGACGGCGCCGGGCCTGGTCCTGATTGCGGCCGCAGACTGAGCACATAGCGGGTCACCGCATCCAGCTCTTTCGGGTCCAGCACCGCCGCCCATCCCGGCATGGGCGGGCGGCCCCTGGCGATGACCGCCCGCACCCGCTGCGGGGGCCATTGCTCCGGGTCGAGCCGGTCCAGGGGAGGCGCGGTGCGCCCGTCCGGCAGCGGCCACAGGGCGCGGCCGTCCCCCCGCGGACCATGACAGGAGAGACAGGCGGCGGTGTAGATGCGGGCCCCCGTTGCCAGCGGGTCGGCCGGCGGGGCCGGGGGCGGGCGGTGCCGGCCGCGGCCAGGGCCACAAGCCGGCCACGGTCACAGCCCCGATGGCCAGGAGGCGGTGGAGGCCGGTCATGCGCCCCGCCCCTCCCCGGTGGCCACTCCGGCCAGAGCCTGATCCATCACCCGGAACGCGCCCTCCGCGGTCACATCCACCACCCGCCAGCCGAGCCCCATCCAGGGATCCGACTGGGACTGCGGCCAGGTGAAGAGGCGGGTGAGGGCGCGGGGCTCGGGATAGGGCCAGGCCAGCGGCAGGGCGGTCTGTTCCCTGCCGCCCGGGCGCAGCACCTGATGGACATGGCCGCTCAGGATGAGGACGTGCCGGAAAGGGCGGAGCAGGGTCAGGGCGGCGGCACCGTCATAGGTGTACCAGTTCCAGGGCGGGAAGACGGGATGCAGCGGGGCGTGGGCGAGCACCACGACGGGAGTACCGGGGTCCAGCCGCTCCAGTTCCCGGCCCAGCCAGGCCAGCTGGGCCCGGCCCAAGAAGAATCCGTGCGACACGTTGTCGAGGGCCAGGAAGCGGACACCGGCCGCGGAAAAGGCATAATAGGGCTCGCCCAACACCTGCCGGTACACCGCCCCGCCGTCGGGCAGGGCATCATGCTCCCCCGGCAGGGTGTAGACCGCCCGCCCGGCGGCTGCCAGGGTCTGCCGCGCCAGGGCCAGACGTTCCCGACGGCGGGCGTCCTCGTCCACGGCCTGGGTAAGATCGCCTGTCACCACCACCAGCGCGGGGGGAGGCTGCAGCCGGGCAATGGCGGTCATGGCCCGCGCCAGGGCGTTGGGGATGTCGCGGTTGGCTTCCCCACGGTAGCCGAGATGGATGTCGCTCAACTGCACGAACCGTAAACGCGGGGCCGCCTCCGCCCGGACCGCGCCCGGAAGCCACCAGCCGGTCGCCGCCCCCAGCCCCAGGCCCAGCAGCCGGCGCCGTGTCAGGCCCTTGGCCTCCGCCATGCCGGTCCCCCTTCCCGGGCGCCCACCGCCCGGAATGAGGGTGCCCGCTCTGGGTCCGCTTATACATCGGCCCGCGGGGGTTCCCCCGGCCGGGAGGCGGCTGTGAACAGCGCCGGGCCCAGGACAGCCAGGAAGTCGAGCACGAGGGCGGAGAGGGCGATGGCCAGGAAGCCGCCCAGCACGGGAATGAGGGCTAGGATGGCCGTCACGATCCAGGCCCCGATGGCCAGGGTCAGGAACAGGACCGCCGTCTGCCAGGCCGGTCCCACATGGCGCAACGTCCAGCTCCAGGCGGCCCCGAAGGCCTTGAGCGGGGCCTCCAGGCCGTAGAACACCGCCCCGAGCGCATAGAGCGTAGCCGCGAACCAGAGCGCGAGGACCGCGATGACCACAATCATAGCCAGGATCTCGAACACCGCCAGCAGGCCCGCCGCCTGACCCGCCACCCCGAAGAGGGCCGATATCCCCGCCAGCAGCCCGCTCACCACGGCCAGGGTCAGGACGAGCAGGACCTCAAAGCCCAGGCCCCGCCAGAACTCACGCACGGCGTACCGCCAGAAGGTCCAGATCCCGGTCCCGGGCTCGTTCTTCAGCACCGCCGCGGCTCCCCCGTATAGCCCGGCGGTGGAGAAGGGCAACAGGATGAGCAGGAAGCTCAGGAACACCAGCACCAGCTTCACCGCCAGCCCTGGCGGCAGTGCCGGCAGAGGGTGCTGGAACAGGGCCGGGGAGGGATGCCGCAGCCAGGCGGGCAGCTGCGGCGCCAGGCGGTCAGCCACCAGCAGCTGTACCCCGCTGTTCACGAATAGATACCAGAAGGCCAGCATCCACAACTGCGGCCGCCGGCGGAGCTCTTCCCAGGCGGAACGGAATAGCATCGGAACCGACACCGATGGAACCCCCTCCCGGCCCCGCCTGCGGCAGGGGCCTTGACATCCCCTTGATTGTGCCACAAACCGGTGCAGGGGGCCGCCCCCGCCGGAGGGATGCTGATGACCGCCATCGACCTGTTTGCGCTGCAACCCTACATGACAGCTGCCGATTACCGCTCGGAAGCGGCGTTCCTCGCCAAGCTGGACCGCTTATTCGCCCGCGCCGCCGCCCTGCGGCGGGCGCCGGTGGCGGTGGCGGTGCTGCCCGAGGACGTGGCTTCCTTCCTGGCCCTAGCCCTGCCCGCTGCCGGGGGACTGGCCGGGGACCCGGACGTGCGCACCCTGGACGCCGCTTTCGCCCGCCTGGGCCGGCGGATGGCGGGCCGCCTTGCGGCCACCGCCCTGGCTGCCCGCGCCCTTTCCCTGCGCCGCGCCTTCTTCCTGGCCGCCGCCCCCACCGTGTGGACCATCTGGAGCCGGAGCGTGCGCACCCTGGCCCGTCGCTACGCGATGACCGTGGTGGGCGGCTCCGCATTGCTGCCCGACGACGCCGGCGGGTACCGCGGGGACACCCTGCTGCCGCGCGGCAACCGCATCTACAACCTGTCCTTGACAGTAGGCCCAGACGGGCGGACCCGGGCGGTGACCCGCAAGGTCAACCTCGTCCCCACCCAGGAGGACCGGCTGGGGCTCAGTCCCGGCCGCGCGGAGGCGGTGCCGGTACTGGACCTGGATCCGGCCCTGCCGGGTATCGGCCTGGCCACCGCCATCTGCTACGACGCCTTCCGGGTACCGCACACCGACCGGGAACCCCGCTTTCACCCCCTGCTGCCCGATCTAGGCCGGCGGGGGGCAAGCCTGGTGGCGCAGCCGTCCGCCAATCCCTGGCCCTGGGCCGGTCCCTGGGTGTTGGGCCGGCCCGGGGACAGCCGCACCCGCAGCCGGCAATGGGATGAGGAAGGGGCGCTGGCCGCACTGCGCGATGCCCCCGAGGTGGCGGTGGTGGTCAACGCGCTCCTGCTGCTGGACCTGTGGGACGTCCATTTCGACGGCCGCTCGGCCATCTTCGGGCGGGATGCAGCCGGGCAGCCGGTCATCCTGGCGGCCGCTGCCGGCTACCACGCAGGGCCCGACGCGGAGACAGTGGTCCATTACCGCTGGGAGCCGGAGCAGTGACGGCCGCTTGCGGGAGTCGCAGCCAGGGTCTAGTATTTCCAGTGAATGGATCGGAGCCCGGCCCAGGAGGCGGGGGAGGGGGCAATACACGTGAGCCTGCCGCGTATCGCCGTCAGCCAGGCACCCTATACCCGGGATCCGGCGCAGGCCTGGGAAAGGATTGAAGGCCACCTGCGGGAGGCGGCGCGCCGCAACCTGGACCTGGTGGTGTTTCCGGAGTGGTTTCTGGGCCTCAATCCGGTGGAGGTACTGCCCAACCGGCACAGCGAACGGTTGGGCGCCCTGGCCCGTGAGCTGGGGCTGACGGTGGTTACCGGCAGCGTCCGGGCCCTAGACCCGATTACCGGGCGCAAGCAGCAACGCGGGATGGTGATCGAGGCCGACGGCACCCTGGCCGGCACCCAGGCCAAGCTGAACTTTCTACCCACCGAACGGCCCTGGTTCGACAGCGGCGGCGGGCTTACCCCCATCCCCTCCCGCTGGGGCCGTATCCTGCTGCTGTTAGGGCCGGACGCCCAGGAGGAGGAGCTCTGGCGGCAGGCCGAAGCCTTCCGCCCGGACCTGCTCTGCATCCTCCCCGGCCTGCGCACCCAACGGGAGCGGGAGGCGGTCCAGGACCAGGCCCTGGCGGTCAGCGCCCGGGCCGGCTGTACCGTAGTCCTGGCCCCCCTGACCGGTCGCTTCAGCGGCACTGCCTACCTGGGCGGCGCCCTGGTGGCCCACCGGGGCCGTATCCTGGCCGCCGGGGACGAGAGCGTCCCCCTGCTGGTGGCAGGGGATCCGGAAGCCCCCTTGATCCAGCTCGGCACCACCGACGTATCGGCGGTGGTGCCTGTCGGCCCCCTGCGCCCGGGGGCGGCGGCCGAACTGCGGCGGGCGGTGGGGCTGGAGGCGGAGCGCCGGCTCATCCTGGACTGGGACGTCCTGACCGCGCCGGATCCGCCCGCCCTCACCCGGGAACTGCTGGAAGCGGCCCGCGAGAATCCCCGCTGGAAGGCGCTGGCCCCGGCGGTGCCCGGCCGGCCGGAATGGCTGCGGGGGGCGCTGGAAGCGGGGGCGGCCGGCGCTTTTGCCTATCCCGGCGTGAGCCGCCTGGCCCCGTTTGCCGACGAAGTCCTGGCGCTGGGGGAAGTGCTGACCGGGTACCGGCGGCCGCTGGTGGTGCATGCCGGCCCGGGGCCGGCGCCGTTGCGCCTGGATGCGCCGGAGCTGTGGGATGACTTCGCCCTGCGCTTTCCGGACGTCCCCCTAGTGGTCCTCCACCTGGGCGGACCTTCCCCGTACCGGGAGCAGGCCTTCTGCCTGGCCGCCCGCCATCCGCAGGTCTTCCTGGAGACTTCGGGCGCCCCCTTGCCGGCAGTACGGGCAGCGGCGGAGGAATTAGGCCCCGGGCGTCTACTGTTCGGGTCGGGGGGCGGGGCGCGCGACTTTGAACGGGAGTGGGCCCGGCTGCAGGAGCTGGCGCCGGTACTGGGGGAGCGGGCCTTTCAGGCTATCGTCAACGATAACGGCCGGCGGCTGTTCTTCACCGAACCCTCCGCCGGCGGCCTCAGCGCAATGCCGGCCCTGCGGGCCTTCCGGCAGCCCGGCTGAGGCGGTAGGCCGGGCCCGGCCGTGGTATCATAAAGGCAGTAAACGCAGGCGTCGGGCCCGCAGATCCCAAAGTGAAAGGAGCGGATGGGTTGGTCGGTTTGCCCGAGAGCCTGTTGGCCGCCTTGCCGTCCGGGGAGGCCCTGGTTCCGGTAGTGGATCCCCGCGGCAGGCCCTTGACCCCCTGCACGGTGGAGCGTGCGCGGCAGAATCTGGAGGACGGCCTCGCCACGTGGGAGGCGGGGGTGCTGCGGCTCAATTACCATCCCCTGGCCTACCGGCGGGTGTACCGCAAGGTTCTGAAACGGGATGGTTACGTCTGCGCTTGGTGCGGCGGGGTGGGCTCCACCCTGGACCACGTCATTCCCCTCTCCTGGGGCGGGCAGACGGAACCCGATAACTGCGTCGTGGCCTGCCGCGCCTGCAACCACAGCCGCAACAACGCGCTCCCCTCCCGTTTCGCCGCCATGCGCGGGCTGCGCATCCGGCATCCCGTCATCCTGCGGGTGCTGGCCCGGGAGGAGGAGCTGGTGGCGGAAGCCGAGCGCTCGCTCCTGAGCCGCCCCATCTCCACCTGTGTCAGCCGTGAGGAGGCCCAGGTCTGGCTGGCCTACCATCAAGGCCATCCCGAGCGGGTACATCCCGAGCCGCCGGGCGAGGCGCCGGCCACCCGCCTGAAGCGGGGCAGCCGCCCCTTCCTGACGGCCTTCCTGCCTTAGGCGGCTACATGGTGTCCGGCAGGCTGATGCCCAGCGCCCCGGCTCCCTGTTCCAGCACCGCCAGCACCGCGCGGGCCAGGTCCAGCCGGGCCCGGCGCAGGGTAGGTTCGGCCTCCAGGATGCGGTGAAACTTGTAGAAGGCGTGAAAGTCCCCGGCCAGGCCATGCAGATAGCGGGCCAGGTGCTGCGGGGCCCGCGCCTGGGCCGCAAAGGCCAGCACGTCCGGAAACCGGGCCAGCGTCAGGCACAGCGCCCGCTCCAAGGGCTCCTGCAAACGGGCGGGGTCGAAGGGGGCCGGCGGGACGCTTTCCGCTTCCGCCTGGCGGAGGACGCTTTTAATCCGGGTGCCGGCGTACTGGATGTAGTACACCGGGTTCTCATTACCGCGCAGGGCCGCCAGATCGAGGTCGAAATCCAGGGGGGTGTCGGGCGCCCGTTCCACAAAGAAGTAGCGGGCGGCATCCACCCCCACCTCATCCAGCAGGTCATCGAGGGTCACAAACTGCCCCTGCCGCTTGGACATCCGCACCGGGCGACCGCCGCGGACCAGATGCACCACCTGTACAATCAGAACCTCCAGGCGGTCGGCCGGGTAGCCGAGTGCCGCCACCACCGCCTTTAAGCGGGCCACGTAGCCGTGGTGGTCGGGGCCGAGCAGGTCGATGACGGCGTCATAGCCGCGCTCAAATTTGTCGAGGTGATAGGCGGCATCCGGCACAAAGTAGGTATAGCTGCCGTCCGACTTGACCATCACCCGGTCCTTGTCATCCCCAAACAGGGTGGACCGGAACCAGAGGGCCCCGTCGCGTTCCTCCAGGTAGCCCCCTGCCCGCAGCCGATCGAGCACCCGCTCCGGGCCTCCGGCCTCCCGCAGTCCGCGTTCCGAGTACCAGCGCTCGAAGGTCACCCCGAAACGGCGTAAGGCCTCCTCGTGACTGTGGCGGAGCAGGCCGGCCGCATAGGCGCCCAGGGCCGGATACCACTCCGGAGCCTGAGGGTCATCAGGGGCCGGGACCCGCTGATCGGGATGTTCCGCACGATAGCGGGCCGCCAGCTCACGGACGTATTCCCCAGGGTACACCCCTTCAGGCCAGGGATCCACCGCCTGCCCGCTGTCCAGCTCCCATAAGCGCAGCGCCATGGCCTGGCCCAGGACCGTCACCTGGTTGCCGGCGTCGTTGACGTAAAATTCGCGATCGACGGCGTAGCCCGCCAGACGGAGGATACGGGCCAGGCTGTCCCCCAGCGCCGCCGCCCGGCCGTTGACCAGCACCAGCGGCCCGGTGGGATTGGCGGAGACGAACTCGATCAGCACCCGCTGTCCGGCCCCCAGGTTGCTCCGCCCATAGGCGGCCGGGTCGGCAGTGATATCCGCCACCACCCCCGCCAGCCAGCGGGTGTCCAATGTAAAGTTGAGGAAGCCGGGCCCGGCTACCTCCACCGCGGCCAAGCCCGGCACCGGCTCCAGCCGGTCGCGCAACGCGGCGGCCAGGTCTGCCGGACGGCGGCGGGCCACCCGGGCCCCCTTGAGGGCAATATTGGAGGTAAGGTCCCCGTGACCTGCCTCCGTCGGCGGCTCCACCACCACCTCCGCCGCCAGCCCCTCCAGGCCCATGCCGGCCAGCGCCCGCTCGAGGGCCGCGGCCAGCGCGGCCCGGAAGGCCGGCAGGCGCGCCTCCTTCATGCCTGTCCCTCCTTTCCCCCGGTGCCGGCCGCAGCGGCCGAAACCGCAATCAAGGCCTCCCGGACCATCTTCGCCGCCAGCACGGCGGTGCGTTGTGACGTGTCGGCCAAGGGGGCCGCCTCCACCAGGTCCATACCCACCACCTCCAGGCCCTGCAGCAGGGTGAGGGCCTCCAGCGCTTCCCGGGCCGGGATACCGCCTGGTTCCGGGGTGCCCGTCCCCGGCAGGTAGGCCGGGTCGATGACGTCGAGGTCCACCGTCAGGTAGACCGGCCGTCCCGCCAGCTGCTCCCGCACCGCAGCCAGGGGACGATACACCTCGTCCGGAAAGGAGTGCACCGGGCGGGCGGCAATGTAGGCGGCTTCCTCGGCGGTGCCCGACCGGATGCCGAACTGGTAGAGGTGCCCCGGGCGAAGCCGGTCCGCCACCCGCCGCAGGGCGGTAGCGTGAGAGAACCGCTCGTCCAGATAAGTATCCCGGAGGTCGGCATGGGCGTCCCAGTGCACCACCACCAGGTCGGGATACTGCTCCAGCAGCACCTCGACCAGTGGCACCGTGACCAGGTGCTCGCCCCCCACCGCGCACCAGCGCCGGCCCTCGGCCAACACCGCGCGCGCCTGGCGGCGGATGCGCTCCAACGCCTCCGGCACGTTGCCGAAGGGCAGCTCCAAATCCCCGGCGTCGTAAGCCCCGGTCTCACTCAAGTCCCGCTGCTGACGCCAGGAATAGGTCTCCAGGGCGTAGGACGCCCGCCGCACGGCATCGGGCCCGAAGCGGGAGCCGGGAACGTAGGAGGCGGTAAAATCCATAGGGATGCCGAAAAACACCCACCGCGCCTCCCCCGGCGCGGCGTCCATGCCCAAAAAGCGATCCGGACGGAAGAGCGGAGGGTGCCCGTTCACGGCTGTGCCGGCTCCTCCGCCCGCACCAGTTCCTGGACAAAGACCGGCAGCCGGAAGGCGGCGGCCTGCACCTCCGGGCTCCAATAGCGGGTGGCCATCCCGGCCGGTCCCGGCCGGGCGGCACCCGGGTCGGGCCCTTTCGACCCCAGGGTGAAGGACCACAGGCCGCTGGGATAGGTGGGAACGTTGGCGAGGTACAGGTAGACCCCCGCAAAGCTGGCCCGCATGCCGGTGTGGATGCGGCGGATGAGGTCGGCCTGCAGGAAGGGCGACTCCGACTGCACGGTGGCGATACCGTCCGGGCCTAGTGCGGCCGCCAGCGAGGCGTAAAAAGCCGGGGTGAAAAGCCCCTCCGCCGGGCCGACCGGGTCAGTGGAGTCAACCAGGATGACGTCAAAGTTACGGGCATCGCGAACCCAGGCAATGCCATCGGTAAAATGCAGATGCACCCGCGGGTCGTCCAGCTTTTCCGCGATGCGGGGGAAGAAGCGGCGGGACGCCTCCACCACCCGCTCGTCGATCTCCACCAGGTGGACCTCCTCCACCTCGGGGTGCTTCAGGATTTCGCGGATAGTTCCCCCGTCGCCGCCGCCGATCACGGCCACCCGCCGGGGATGGGGATGCACCGTCAACGGCACGTGGGTAATCATTTCATGATAGACATACTCGTCCCGGTCGGTGGTCTGGATGGCCCCATCCAGCAGCAGCACCCGCCCGTAAGCCTCAGTGTCGACTACGGCCAGTTCCTGGTAAGGGGTGCGTTCCTGCCAGAGGACCGCCTTCACCTTGAGGCTGAGCCCCACGTCCGGGGTCTGCCATTCGGTCACCCACACGTTCACGCCCGCTGCTCCCTCCGCGCGGTCAGTACCACAGAGCCACGGCCGCAAACGCGCAGCCGACCTCCCGCACCCGATGTTCGGTGGCGGCCACAATCACGCGGTCCAGCGCCCGCCCCCGGGCCTCAAAGGCCGCCGCACACATGCGGCGCACCTCCGCCTCCGCCTCCTCCCGGGAGCAACGGCCGGAGAACTCCATGATGACCCCATAGTCGCCGTCAGCCCCGATGCCGACACCGACCGCGGCTGCGATGCGTTCATTAGGAACCTCGGACACGATCGCCCCGTAGGCGGTAGGCACCAGGGCACCGGGCGGGATGTCAAGCTGCGGCACTTCCACCGCCCCCGGGGGCAGGATGGAGCTCACCTTCAACAGGTTCAGGTTGCCGATGCCGGCGGCTAATAGGGCATTATCAAACGCATTCAAGCGGGATGGTCCCTCGGCCGATCCCGACACGACCGTAAACTTTCTGGGCGTCTCCAGCAACGGCGTCCTCCTTGCCCCCGGCCCCATCGGGTCGCTGCCTGAATTCCTGCCCAATTATAATCGCGTGCTCCCCCCGGGACAAGCCGCTCACGCGGGGGGGATCAAGCCCCGGTCCACCCCCTCGGGCACCCAGATGGCCATCACGCGGGTGAGGCCGGCCGCCGCGAGCTGCGCCCCTGCCAGCCCCAGCAGCAGGGCCCGGGCCGCATGACCGGCGAAGGCCATACCGGTCAGGACGGGCCCGATCACCGGGCCGACCTGCCAGGCCAGGTTGAAGACCGCATTGTAACGGCCGCGCAGGGCCTCGGGGGCCACGTCGTTGATGAGGGCAGGCAGGCTGGGGGCCATAAACGTCTCCCCGAACCCGAAAAGGGCCAGGGCACCGATCAACCAGGCGGCCGCCCCGCCGGGCGGACGGCTCCCGGCCACCAGCACGCCCACCCAGGAGACAGCAAACACGACCGCCGCCAGGGCGGTGGCCCCGGTGCGCCGGCGGCCGCGCAGCCAGCGGGCCACGAACAGCTGACTGGCCACAATGGCGAAACAGTTGGCAGCGAACGCCAGCCCCACCACGCGCGGGCCGGTGTGGGCGGGACCGGTGGCCCAGGCCGGGAAGGCCACGGACAGCTGCGCGATGCCCCCAGTGACCAGCAGGCTGTTTACGGCGGTGGCAGCCAGCAGTACCCGGTCGCGCAGGACGGCCAGGTAGTTCCAGGTTCCCGTCCAGGCGCTGCCGGGGGCTCCGCCTCCGGGTTCATACCGGCGGGTTTCGCCCGCTGCCAGCAGCAGGCCGGCAAACAGCAGGCTGGTGGCCGCATCCCCGTAAAAGATCACGGCAAAACTCCCGGGCCGGGCCAGGTTGACCACCAGGCCCGCCAGCAGGGAACCGATGCCCAGGCCGAGGTTGCCGAGCGCATAATTGACCGCGAAGGCTCCACTGCGGTCCCCTCCGGCAGCACTGCGGGCCAGGGCGGTGTTGAGGGCGCTCCACATCGCCGAGCTGCCGGCCCCGTCCGCAGCGGCCGTCACCAGGGCCTGCCACGGGGTGCGCACCCAGATGAAGCCGGCAGTCCCCAGGGCGGACACCCACAGGGACAGCACCAGCGCCGGACCGGCGCCGGCCGCATCAATCAGCGAACCGGCCGCAGGTAGGGTGAACAGCCCGGCCAGGCTCATCACCCCCAGGATGCCGCCCGCGGCCGCCAGGCTGAATCCCCGCACCTGGTGCAGGTAGACGATGAGGAAGGGGTAGGTCATGCCCAGCCCGAGCTGGCGGATGCCGTTGCCGGCCACAATCCACCAGGCCCGGGCACCCAGCGACGGCACCAGCGACCCGGCTGCCATGCTCCCGTCCCCCTTCCCCGTCCGGCTAATCCATGCTGGCGCCCCCGCTCACGGGGACGTAACTGCCGGTAATGAACCCGCAATCGTCCCCCACATACAGCCGGACCGCCCGGGCCACGTCCTCCGGCGTGGCTATGCGGCCAAGCGGGGTCGCTGCGGCGATCCGCGCGCGGCTTTCGGGGGTTTGCACCGCAGCCGACGCCTCGGTCTCCACCAGGCCGGGGGAGATGATGTTGGCGGTGATGCCGAAACGGCCGTATTCCACCGCCACATAGCGGGCGAACTGGACCAGAGCCGCCTTGGCGGTGCCGTGGGCGGCCATGCCCGGCTGGGCGCGCCGGGCCAGGCCGCTGGCGATGTATACCACCCGGCCCCACCCGCGGGCGGCCATGGCGGGCAATACCGCGCGGCTGACCGTGTACGCCGCCTTGAGTTCATCGTGCACCTTGTGCCAGAGGTCGTCCCAGCTCAATTCCGCCAGCGGTTTCACGGGAAACGACATGCCGGCATTGGCCACCAGGATGTCCGGATCCGCCCCGAAGGCATCCCGCGCCCGGGCCAGCAGGCCCGCAACCGCCGCCTCGTCCCGAACGTCGGCGGCGACTGCCACCGCTTCGCCCCCCGCTGTGCGGATCGCCTGCACCACCGCCTCCGCCGCGTCCGCACGCTGGAGGTAATTGACCACCACCCGGGCCCCGTCGGCAGCCAGCAGGCGCGCGGTAGCCGCGCCGATACCCCGGCTGGCGCCCGTGACCAGCGCAACCCGTCCCTTCAGGCTCATCGATCCTCCTCCTTCGCCGACCCGTCCGGCGCCCGGCGGCCAGCCGCCAAAAAGGCGGCCAGGGCCAGTCCCACCACCGCGCTGGTGAGGGTGAACCCGACGGGATAGCTGCTGTGGGCAATCACGGCCCCGATCCCGGCATACGCCACCGCCATTCCCCCGTCAAAGGCAGTGTAGTAGGTGCCGATGGCCTGTCCGCGCACGGCAGACGGCACCCGCTCCACCGTCCAGGCCAGGGTCGCCGGCTGCGCCGCCCCGAAGCCCAGGCCGAACAGGACTGCAAACAGCAGCAGGCCGGGCAGGCGGTGTACTGCGGGCAGCCAGA is a genomic window containing:
- the speB gene encoding agmatinase (Evidence 2a : Function from experimental evidences in other organisms; PubMedId : 9723923, 10931887, 24678831, 28807600, 28291380; Product type e : enzyme) yields the protein MNGHPPLFRPDRFLGMDAAPGEARWVFFGIPMDFTASYVPGSRFGPDAVRRASYALETYSWRQQRDLSETGAYDAGDLELPFGNVPEALERIRRQARAVLAEGRRWCAVGGEHLVTVPLVEVLLEQYPDLVVVHWDAHADLRDTYLDERFSHATALRRVADRLRPGHLYQFGIRSGTAEEAAYIAARPVHSFPDEVYRPLAAVREQLAGRPVYLTVDLDVIDPAYLPGTGTPEPGGIPAREALEALTLLQGLEVVGMDLVEAAPLADTSQRTAVLAAKMVREALIAVSAAAAGTGGKEGQA
- the speE gene encoding spermidine synthase; polyamine metabolism (Evidence 2a : Function from experimental evidences in other organisms; PubMedId : 9723923, 26735940, 28546427, 28807600; Product type e : enzyme); the protein is MNVWVTEWQTPDVGLSLKVKAVLWQERTPYQELAVVDTEAYGRVLLLDGAIQTTDRDEYVYHEMITHVPLTVHPHPRRVAVIGGGDGGTIREILKHPEVEEVHLVEIDERVVEASRRFFPRIAEKLDDPRVHLHFTDGIAWVRDARNFDVILVDSTDPVGPAEGLFTPAFYASLAAALGPDGIATVQSESPFLQADLIRRIHTGMRASFAGVYLYLANVPTYPSGLWSFTLGSKGPDPGAARPGPAGMATRYWSPEVQAAAFRLPVFVQELVRAEEPAQP
- the pdaD gene encoding Pyruvoyl-dependent arginine decarboxylase, producing the protein MLETPRKFTVVSGSAEGPSRLNAFDNALLAAGIGNLNLLKVSSILPPGAVEVPQLDIPPGALVPTAYGAIVSEVPNERIAAAVGVGIGADGDYGVIMEFSGRCSREEAEAEVRRMCAAAFEARGRALDRVIVAATEHRVREVGCAFAAVALWY
- a CDS encoding Putative MFS transporter (Evidence 3 : Putative function from multiple computational evidences; Product type t : transporter), which codes for MAAGSLVPSLGARAWWIVAGNGIRQLGLGMTYPFLIVYLHQVRGFSLAAAGGILGVMSLAGLFTLPAAGSLIDAAGAGPALVLSLWVSALGTAGFIWVRTPWQALVTAAADGAGSSAMWSALNTALARSAAGGDRSGAFAVNYALGNLGLGIGSLLAGLVVNLARPGSFAVIFYGDAATSLLFAGLLLAAGETRRYEPGGGAPGSAWTGTWNYLAVLRDRVLLAATAVNSLLVTGGIAQLSVAFPAWATGPAHTGPRVVGLAFAANCFAIVASQLFVARWLRGRRRTGATALAAVVFAVSWVGVLVAGSRPPGGAAAWLIGALALFGFGETFMAPSLPALINDVAPEALRGRYNAVFNLAWQVGPVIGPVLTGMAFAGHAARALLLGLAGAQLAAAGLTRVMAIWVPEGVDRGLIPPA
- a CDS encoding Short-chain dehydrogenase codes for the protein MSLKGRVALVTGASRGIGAATARLLAADGARVVVNYLQRADAAEAVVQAIRTAGGEAVAVAADVRDEAAVAGLLARARDAFGADPDILVANAGMSFPVKPLAELSWDDLWHKVHDELKAAYTVSRAVLPAMAARGWGRVVYIASGLARRAQPGMAAHGTAKAALVQFARYVAVEYGRFGITANIISPGLVETEASAAVQTPESRARIAAATPLGRIATPEDVARAVRLYVGDDCGFITGSYVPVSGGASMD